One genomic window of Gemmatimonadota bacterium includes the following:
- a CDS encoding anti-sigma factor: MTDMQRPSDEELIEAELAAALVAGEESPLSRELTATLISRGEADVSPVIDLGARRTTGVPWWTGWAAAAAIALWAMVGRSPGPTVITGPSVAALRATLLPTAGELSWTRGPDEAADSAHGDVVWSDSAQTGVMRFHQLAANDPTKEQYQLWIFDASGDERYPVDGGVFNVAAGTAEALVPIDPAIRVTKATLFVVTVEKPGGVVVSDRSRVALIAKRGA, encoded by the coding sequence ATGACCGACATGCAACGCCCCTCCGACGAGGAGCTGATCGAGGCGGAGCTTGCGGCCGCGCTGGTGGCGGGCGAAGAATCTCCCCTCTCGCGCGAGCTGACCGCCACCCTCATCAGCCGGGGCGAGGCGGATGTCTCCCCAGTGATCGATCTCGGGGCGCGGCGCACGACGGGCGTGCCATGGTGGACCGGGTGGGCCGCCGCCGCCGCGATCGCCCTCTGGGCCATGGTCGGCCGCAGTCCGGGGCCCACCGTGATCACCGGGCCGAGTGTGGCTGCCTTGCGGGCAACGCTCTTGCCGACCGCCGGCGAACTCTCCTGGACGCGTGGCCCCGACGAGGCGGCCGACAGCGCGCACGGCGACGTGGTGTGGAGCGATTCCGCACAGACCGGCGTGATGCGATTCCACCAGCTCGCCGCCAACGACCCGACCAAGGAGCAGTACCAGCTCTGGATCTTCGATGCGTCGGGCGATGAACGCTATCCCGTGGACGGCGGCGTCTTCAATGTGGCCGCCGGCACTGCGGAGGCGCTGGTGCCGATCGACCCGGCCATCCGGGTCACGAAGGCGACGCTGTTTGTGGTGACGGTCGAGAAGCCCGGTGGCGTGGTGGTGTCGGACCGATCGCGTGTGGCATTGATCGCGAAGCGCGGCGCCTAG
- a CDS encoding sigma-70 family RNA polymerase sigma factor — protein MGDLDAAELFGRIARGDQRAVADCVQTFGGLVQALAKRWNHDPADAEDAVQEIFIDLWKSAGRYDPAKCSPRGFVAMIARRRLIDRARKRGRAPVMVAFPEDFDPAAETTGAAEVLEHGDAARRVLAELTPMQRRMLEMTLLEGKTHEEVALETDTPLGTVKSHVRRGLLRARALMGVGQSNEGGAR, from the coding sequence ATGGGTGACCTCGACGCTGCCGAACTCTTCGGCCGCATCGCTCGCGGCGACCAGCGTGCGGTGGCCGACTGCGTCCAGACCTTCGGCGGGCTGGTGCAGGCGCTGGCGAAGCGCTGGAACCACGATCCCGCTGATGCCGAGGATGCGGTGCAGGAGATCTTCATCGACCTGTGGAAGAGCGCCGGTCGATACGACCCAGCCAAGTGTTCCCCGCGGGGCTTCGTGGCAATGATCGCGAGGCGCCGACTGATTGATCGGGCTCGGAAGCGCGGACGCGCCCCGGTGATGGTCGCCTTCCCCGAAGATTTCGATCCGGCCGCCGAGACGACCGGAGCGGCGGAGGTGCTGGAGCACGGCGATGCGGCGCGCCGCGTGCTCGCCGAGTTGACGCCGATGCAACGACGGATGCTGGAGATGACCCTGCTCGAAGGAAAGACGCATGAGGAGGTGGCGCTTGAGACCGACACGCCCCTCGGCACGGTCAAGTCGCACGTGCGTCGTGGCCTGCTGCGGGCCCGGGCGTTGATGGGTGTGGGCCAGTCCAACGAAGGGGGTGCTCGATGA